A single window of Rubripirellula lacrimiformis DNA harbors:
- a CDS encoding sulfatase, with translation MCFGSTSTVLAQTSDTLLAETGRNEQSGPNVLFIAVDDLASSLGCYGDLVAKTPNIDRLAASGTCFLNAYNQLPLCNPTRASIMTGLRPDTIKVYDLDRHFRDEVPNVVTLSQSFQNAGYFAARVGKIYHYNVPASIGTDGFDDPPSWNRTVNPKGRDKTDEHLVFNAEPHRKISGSLSWLAADGTDEEQTDGMIATEAIKIMQEKRNEPFFLGVGFFRPHSPYIAPKKYFDMYPLDTLRTPYAPPNDRDDIPTAAFAHNCPIPNYGLDESTLLEATQAYYACVSMVDAQVGRLLDSLEQLGLADQTIVVFWSDHGYHLGEHGGTWQKRTLFEQCAQAPLIMRSPGQKSSGSCRRIVEFVDIYPTLTELANIPAPDDLAGRSLAPLLNDPLTPWDGDAVTQVLRPADDRLAQQVMGCSIRTQRYRYTEWADGEYGVELYDHHTDPNEFHNLAVNPDAKATAVIQRLRPRLNAKSSGRTPTVPVNPARL, from the coding sequence ATGTGCTTTGGATCGACATCGACGGTCCTGGCACAGACCAGCGACACGCTACTCGCGGAAACCGGTCGAAACGAGCAATCGGGTCCCAATGTATTGTTCATTGCGGTCGATGACCTAGCCAGTTCGCTGGGGTGCTACGGGGACCTAGTTGCAAAGACCCCCAACATCGATCGTTTGGCAGCTAGCGGGACGTGCTTCCTGAATGCCTACAACCAATTGCCACTGTGCAATCCAACGCGTGCGTCGATCATGACCGGGTTACGTCCAGACACGATCAAAGTCTACGACCTGGACCGGCATTTTCGCGACGAAGTGCCGAACGTCGTGACGCTATCCCAGTCGTTCCAAAACGCTGGGTACTTTGCCGCACGCGTCGGCAAGATCTATCACTACAACGTGCCTGCGTCGATTGGAACCGACGGTTTTGATGATCCGCCATCGTGGAACCGAACGGTGAATCCGAAGGGCCGCGACAAGACCGACGAACATCTTGTTTTCAATGCCGAACCTCATCGCAAGATCAGCGGTTCGCTCAGTTGGCTTGCCGCCGACGGCACCGACGAAGAGCAAACCGACGGGATGATCGCGACCGAAGCGATCAAGATCATGCAGGAAAAACGGAACGAACCGTTCTTTCTGGGCGTCGGCTTCTTTCGCCCCCATTCACCCTACATCGCACCCAAGAAGTACTTCGACATGTATCCGCTCGATACACTTCGAACTCCATACGCACCGCCCAACGACCGCGACGACATCCCAACCGCCGCGTTCGCCCACAACTGTCCGATTCCGAATTACGGTCTGGATGAATCCACGCTGCTAGAAGCGACACAGGCCTACTATGCCTGCGTGTCGATGGTCGATGCCCAGGTCGGACGACTCCTCGATTCGCTGGAACAACTGGGGCTAGCCGACCAAACAATCGTTGTCTTTTGGAGCGATCATGGATATCACCTCGGGGAACACGGCGGCACCTGGCAGAAACGCACCTTGTTTGAACAGTGCGCCCAAGCACCGCTGATCATGCGATCGCCCGGCCAGAAGTCCAGCGGATCATGTCGACGGATCGTTGAGTTTGTTGACATCTACCCAACGTTGACGGAACTGGCAAACATTCCGGCGCCTGATGATCTAGCGGGACGAAGCTTGGCACCGCTGTTGAATGATCCGCTGACACCATGGGATGGCGACGCTGTCACCCAAGTTCTACGCCCTGCCGACGACCGGCTTGCGCAGCAGGTGATGGGATGCAGCATCCGCACCCAGCGGTATCGCTATACCGAATGGGCCGACGGGGAATACGGAGTCGAACTGTATGACCATCACACGGACCCCAACGAATTTCATAACCTGGCGGTCAACCCCGACGCAAAGGCGACGGCGGTGATCCAGCGTCTGCGGCCACGGTTGAACGCCAAATCATCGGGGCGAACGCCGACGGTTCCTGTCAATCCGGCACGCCTGTAG
- a CDS encoding plasmid pRiA4b ORF-3 family protein, whose amino-acid sequence MKKRPQKAMNAILKRQSFEPGTPGPLLLNIESLMDALATGVPTNSKYFAFPIRCLADMNERLVTPVAHKMKRPQLKSFPTLAGLFLLLRASGLAVGATKPKRLLHIDPEMREKWDELNSTEQYMSLLETWWTKVAWTMLGESDPFETKLQSDTRNLYYQLSEPLMNAVDWNDHLYSWDHRTAAALLEQFGWTKTAYATAAAEGKVAEIRSIEKTDFGDAMFATLNDVLGGRKRDGSIIQRELQSLFPNWKNSLRPAEQAFREGRYKLRLAWMKVWRRLEAPATTSLEDVTRLLLESFDFEQDHLYQLSYRTASGKEVTVEDPRYHDGKLFADKVRLGELPLKIGDSIGLLFDFGDCWRFTITIESVDESATDDFAPVITASEGEAPKQYDLDDDDDYYDDDDEDEDEDGT is encoded by the coding sequence ATGAAGAAACGTCCCCAAAAAGCGATGAACGCGATCTTGAAACGCCAGAGTTTTGAGCCCGGTACGCCGGGGCCGCTATTGTTGAATATTGAATCACTGATGGATGCGTTGGCAACGGGCGTTCCAACGAACAGCAAGTATTTTGCTTTCCCGATCCGTTGCCTTGCTGATATGAACGAGCGATTGGTGACACCGGTCGCGCACAAGATGAAGCGACCGCAACTGAAGTCGTTTCCTACTCTGGCGGGCCTGTTCCTGCTGTTGCGTGCGTCGGGGCTGGCCGTCGGTGCAACCAAACCGAAACGGTTGTTGCACATCGATCCAGAGATGCGAGAGAAATGGGACGAGTTGAATTCGACCGAGCAATACATGTCGCTACTGGAGACGTGGTGGACCAAAGTCGCTTGGACCATGCTGGGTGAATCGGATCCATTTGAAACCAAGCTACAATCGGATACTCGCAATTTGTACTACCAACTGTCGGAACCGTTGATGAATGCGGTCGATTGGAACGACCATCTGTACAGTTGGGATCATCGGACCGCGGCCGCACTGCTGGAACAATTCGGATGGACAAAAACCGCCTACGCGACCGCAGCCGCCGAGGGAAAGGTTGCCGAAATTCGATCGATTGAAAAAACGGATTTCGGGGATGCGATGTTCGCGACCTTGAACGACGTTCTCGGTGGCAGAAAGCGTGACGGATCCATCATCCAACGGGAGCTACAGTCATTGTTTCCAAATTGGAAGAATAGCTTGCGCCCTGCCGAGCAGGCTTTTCGCGAAGGACGCTACAAATTGCGATTGGCGTGGATGAAGGTTTGGCGACGACTGGAAGCCCCCGCAACCACTTCACTGGAGGATGTCACGCGTCTCCTGCTGGAATCGTTTGATTTTGAACAAGATCACCTTTATCAACTCTCCTACCGCACTGCGTCTGGAAAGGAAGTTACCGTCGAAGATCCCCGATACCACGACGGAAAACTGTTCGCCGACAAAGTTCGTTTGGGTGAGCTTCCGCTCAAAATAGGCGACTCGATTGGACTGTTATTCGACTTTGGCGACTGCTGGCGGTTCACGATCACAATTGAGAGCGTTGACGAATCGGCGACCGACGATTTTGCCCCCGTCATCACGGCGAGCGAAGGCGAGGCACCTAAGCAGTACGATCTTGATGACGACGACGACTACTACGACGATGACGATGAAGATGAAGACGAAGACGGTACATGA
- a CDS encoding Gfo/Idh/MocA family protein: protein MSDGKVRMAMVGLGFGSEFIAIYQAHPQAEVVAICRRNEDELNKAGDQFGIEKRYTDFDQVLADPDVDCVHINSPIADHAWMSLKALDAGKHVMCTVPMATTIQECQQIVAKVKQTGLRYMMAETVVYSREFLFIKEMYEKGELGEIQHLAASHPQDMDGWPSYWESMIPMHYATHVVSPCLGLTNALAESVSCFGSGKVRDEIAKKSGSPFAVESCHIKLKDSDITAHIWRFLFDVARQYRESFDVYGTKKSFEWTLIENEPHVLHTAKKPEHEIPEKIEIPDFADRLPEPIQRFTLPAEIHDDQHLSFVQGGGHGGSHPHMVHEFVTAVAEGRDPWPNAATAANWTCTGICAHQSAMKGGEIVRLPDFS, encoded by the coding sequence ATGAGCGACGGTAAAGTACGAATGGCCATGGTCGGCCTGGGTTTTGGTTCAGAGTTCATCGCGATTTACCAGGCACATCCGCAAGCCGAAGTCGTTGCGATCTGTCGCCGGAACGAGGACGAACTGAACAAAGCGGGTGACCAGTTCGGGATCGAAAAACGATACACCGATTTCGACCAAGTCTTGGCGGACCCGGACGTGGACTGCGTGCACATCAACAGCCCGATCGCCGATCATGCCTGGATGTCACTGAAAGCACTGGATGCTGGAAAGCACGTGATGTGCACGGTCCCGATGGCGACAACGATCCAAGAGTGCCAACAGATCGTGGCCAAAGTCAAACAGACTGGACTGCGATACATGATGGCCGAAACGGTCGTCTACAGTCGCGAGTTCCTGTTCATCAAAGAGATGTACGAAAAGGGCGAACTGGGCGAAATCCAACACTTGGCCGCCTCGCACCCGCAGGACATGGACGGTTGGCCGAGCTACTGGGAATCGATGATCCCGATGCACTATGCGACGCACGTCGTTAGCCCTTGCCTGGGGCTGACCAATGCACTCGCAGAATCCGTCAGCTGTTTTGGATCGGGCAAGGTTCGCGACGAGATTGCCAAGAAGTCCGGCAGCCCGTTTGCCGTGGAAAGCTGTCACATCAAGTTGAAAGACAGCGACATCACCGCACACATCTGGCGATTCCTGTTCGACGTCGCCCGCCAATACCGCGAAAGCTTCGACGTGTACGGCACGAAGAAGAGTTTCGAGTGGACGCTGATCGAAAACGAACCGCACGTGTTGCACACGGCCAAGAAACCCGAGCACGAGATCCCAGAGAAGATCGAGATCCCCGATTTTGCCGACCGTTTGCCTGAACCGATCCAACGATTCACGTTGCCAGCCGAAATCCATGACGACCAACACCTGTCGTTCGTGCAAGGCGGCGGCCACGGTGGATCGCACCCACACATGGTCCATGAATTTGTGACGGCTGTTGCCGAAGGCCGCGATCCATGGCCCAACGCAGCGACCGCAGCCAACTGGACCTGCACCGGCATCTGTGCCCATCAGTCGGCGATGAAGGGTGGCGAGATCGTTCGCCTGCCCGATTTCTCGTAG
- a CDS encoding cation:proton antiporter, whose translation MTETLIHNLLIILSAGLLAAVVCRRLNVSVLIGYLVVGAVLGQGVLGWVSDGDHQLEQFAEAGVFLLLFSIGLEFSLDDLKRLGRNLVIGGAAQMLLVALPLIALLMWLGMEWASAVLIASAVAFSSTVLVFKTLSEWGQSEQPHGRRAIGILLFQDAALVPLLLLVPLLTGGSESIDAIAFVRLGLISFVFVVAVLGLRMLLARWVIPLFAAYRSPELIILFTIVLLGAVTLAAYRVGLPPAVGAFAAGLIFNGNRWTRQIDALVLPFRETFAAVFFVGLGLIFDPRLVWQDPVWMGAALVSVIALKAVAATISLWLTGMTIQRAFGMGLGLAHIGEFAFVLVLLGFESSVIAEADYRRVVAIAVGSLVLAPPLMKFGLRMVRAENFSDDTQVMSGHDSLTHRVAVVIGAGPIGTRLASQLETMGKEVCLLDLSPINLHPFAQLGFRTVAGDATDSMVLARSGVGEAYLVVVCVPDDQIALQVVRAIRKLNSSAQMLVRCRYQANVGRLRKAGAAQIVTEETEASLALLESLRSLDADPNFRGRDSG comes from the coding sequence ATGACCGAAACGTTGATCCACAATCTGCTGATCATCCTGTCCGCCGGACTGTTGGCAGCCGTGGTTTGCCGACGGTTGAACGTATCAGTGTTGATCGGATACTTGGTTGTCGGCGCGGTGTTGGGTCAGGGTGTGCTGGGCTGGGTTTCCGATGGCGACCATCAGTTGGAACAGTTCGCCGAAGCCGGTGTGTTTTTGTTGCTGTTTTCGATCGGGTTGGAATTTTCACTCGACGATCTGAAGCGGCTCGGTCGCAATTTGGTCATCGGTGGTGCGGCGCAGATGTTGTTGGTGGCGCTGCCGCTGATCGCTTTGCTGATGTGGCTTGGGATGGAGTGGGCTTCGGCCGTGTTGATCGCATCGGCGGTGGCGTTCAGTTCAACCGTTCTGGTGTTCAAGACGCTGTCGGAATGGGGGCAATCGGAACAACCGCATGGGCGCCGGGCGATCGGCATTTTGCTGTTCCAGGACGCAGCCTTGGTACCGTTGCTGTTGTTGGTCCCGTTGTTGACCGGCGGCAGCGAATCGATCGACGCGATCGCCTTTGTGCGGTTGGGGCTGATCTCGTTTGTGTTTGTCGTCGCGGTGTTGGGATTGCGCATGCTGTTGGCGCGGTGGGTGATCCCGTTGTTCGCGGCTTATCGCAGTCCCGAATTGATCATCCTGTTCACGATCGTCTTGCTGGGCGCCGTCACATTGGCGGCCTACCGTGTGGGGCTGCCGCCTGCCGTGGGCGCCTTTGCCGCGGGATTGATTTTCAATGGCAACCGCTGGACCCGACAGATCGATGCGTTGGTGTTGCCATTTCGCGAGACCTTTGCCGCGGTTTTCTTTGTGGGGTTGGGGCTGATCTTTGATCCCCGCTTGGTCTGGCAGGATCCGGTTTGGATGGGCGCCGCGCTGGTCAGCGTGATCGCGTTGAAGGCGGTGGCCGCCACGATCTCGCTGTGGCTTACCGGCATGACCATTCAGCGAGCGTTCGGGATGGGATTGGGATTGGCGCACATCGGCGAGTTCGCGTTTGTGCTGGTTCTGTTGGGATTCGAGTCGTCGGTGATCGCGGAAGCGGATTACCGGCGGGTGGTCGCGATCGCAGTCGGGTCGCTGGTCTTGGCGCCCCCGTTGATGAAGTTCGGGTTGCGGATGGTGCGTGCCGAAAACTTTTCCGACGATACGCAGGTGATGTCGGGGCACGACAGCCTGACGCACCGAGTCGCGGTTGTGATTGGTGCGGGACCGATCGGCACCCGATTGGCGTCCCAGTTAGAAACGATGGGGAAAGAAGTCTGTCTGCTGGACCTTAGCCCAATCAATCTGCACCCGTTTGCCCAGTTGGGGTTCCGGACGGTTGCCGGGGACGCGACAGATTCGATGGTGCTGGCACGCAGTGGTGTCGGCGAGGCGTACCTGGTGGTTGTGTGCGTGCCCGACGACCAGATCGCGTTGCAGGTCGTCCGCGCCATCCGAAAACTCAATTCGTCTGCCCAGATGCTGGTCCGCTGCCGTTATCAGGCCAACGTGGGCAGGTTGCGAAAGGCGGGGGCTGCCCAAATCGTGACCGAGGAAACCGAAGCTTCGTTGGCTCTGCTGGAATCGCTGCGAAGCCTGGATGCGGACCCGAACTTCCGTGGTCGTGATTCCGGCTAG
- a CDS encoding FAD-dependent oxidoreductase gives MKIIVIGGVAGGASAAARARRMSEDAEIVVFERGLYPSFANCGLPYYVGGEIASRDKLLVAPIEMLRQRHRLDVRVQSEVTRIDRDKAVVHVHDAAQNRDYTETYDKLIIATGASPFRPPIPGIDSDRVLELRDLPDADRMHTAATSGAKHAVIVGAGFIGIEVAENLVRRDIEVTIVELAEQVLPPWDAEMVQPIEDHLRQQGVRLRLSESATAFAETPSGIDVTLKSGETVQADFAVVCIGVRPESRLSLEAGLEIGPRGGVIVNDSMQTSDPNIYAVGDVVEVQDFVAKQPTQIPLAGPANRQGRIAADHIFGKPATYRGTQGTAIVGVFGKTAAMTGQSEKQLIRNQVPYEKIYIHPSDHAGYYPGATAMTLKLIFAPHDGAILGAQCVGTNGVDKRIDVLAIAIQAGLTVFDLEETELCYAPQYGHAKDPINMAGFVASNVIRKDHPIVHVDAIEQADDSETFVLDVRTTAEFAGGHIQGATNIPIEELRDRLDEVPTDKQIVAYCKVGQRGYLATRALLQNGYRVVNLSGGYTTWQRRHQPDTSAGS, from the coding sequence ATGAAAATCATTGTTATCGGCGGTGTCGCCGGCGGCGCATCAGCGGCGGCGCGTGCCCGTCGCATGTCCGAGGATGCCGAGATCGTTGTCTTCGAACGTGGCCTGTATCCTTCGTTCGCCAACTGCGGGCTTCCTTATTATGTCGGGGGTGAAATCGCATCGCGTGACAAGCTGTTGGTCGCGCCGATCGAAATGCTTCGACAACGGCACCGCTTGGACGTTCGTGTTCAATCGGAAGTGACCCGAATCGACCGCGACAAGGCTGTGGTTCATGTTCACGACGCAGCACAGAATCGGGATTACACCGAAACCTATGACAAACTGATCATCGCGACCGGAGCATCCCCATTTCGGCCGCCAATTCCAGGAATCGATAGCGATCGTGTGCTGGAACTTCGGGACCTTCCCGATGCGGACCGGATGCACACCGCGGCGACCTCGGGTGCCAAGCACGCAGTGATCGTCGGTGCTGGGTTCATTGGCATCGAAGTCGCAGAGAACTTGGTTCGCCGTGATATCGAAGTCACGATCGTCGAACTGGCCGAACAGGTGCTGCCGCCTTGGGACGCCGAAATGGTCCAGCCGATCGAAGACCATCTTCGACAACAGGGCGTCCGCCTGCGTCTCAGCGAATCAGCCACCGCCTTTGCCGAAACCCCGTCGGGCATCGACGTGACACTGAAGTCGGGCGAAACGGTGCAAGCGGACTTCGCCGTGGTGTGCATCGGCGTGCGCCCCGAGAGCCGATTGTCGCTAGAAGCCGGTTTGGAAATCGGACCGCGTGGCGGCGTCATCGTGAACGATTCGATGCAGACGTCCGATCCCAACATCTATGCTGTTGGCGACGTCGTCGAAGTCCAAGACTTTGTGGCCAAGCAACCCACTCAAATCCCCTTGGCCGGGCCTGCCAACCGGCAGGGACGAATCGCAGCCGACCATATCTTTGGCAAACCAGCCACCTATCGTGGAACCCAAGGGACCGCGATCGTCGGCGTGTTTGGCAAAACGGCTGCGATGACCGGTCAAAGCGAAAAGCAACTGATTCGCAACCAAGTGCCTTACGAAAAGATCTATATCCATCCCTCGGATCATGCCGGCTACTATCCGGGCGCAACCGCCATGACGTTGAAGTTGATCTTCGCGCCGCATGACGGAGCCATTCTGGGTGCCCAGTGTGTCGGCACCAACGGCGTCGATAAACGGATCGATGTTCTCGCGATTGCGATCCAAGCGGGACTGACGGTGTTTGACCTCGAAGAGACTGAACTCTGCTACGCGCCGCAGTATGGGCATGCCAAGGACCCGATCAACATGGCGGGCTTCGTTGCATCCAACGTGATCCGAAAGGACCACCCCATCGTTCACGTGGATGCGATCGAACAAGCCGATGATTCAGAAACCTTTGTGCTGGACGTTCGCACGACCGCCGAGTTTGCGGGCGGACACATCCAAGGTGCCACCAACATCCCCATCGAAGAACTGCGTGATCGCCTTGACGAAGTACCCACGGACAAGCAGATCGTGGCATACTGTAAAGTTGGCCAACGTGGCTACTTGGCGACGCGAGCCCTGCTGCAAAACGGTTACCGCGTCGTCAACCTCAGCGGCGGATACACCACCTGGCAACGTCGTCACCAGCCCGACACATCGGCGGGCAGCTGA
- a CDS encoding TolC family protein: MIQRHIAARGLSAILLTGITAVATPVPGNAADWFQADLASESAVTPDIDRTGAGIPEQSLRIDPVVIDPIDSPSFDPADTASASDQFSGYSLADIESIALQNNPTIRAANAIAAKSEALRYQVGIRPNPILGYFGQQLGDESTDQHGLFIEQEFVRGDKLAINRQVLGHTAAAQHSETMTQKQRVLTDIRIRFYEAMAAQQQRDATLDFAKVANRGVEVAVDRRGAQEGTLIEVLQAKTLLSEVKLAAQQADAVHRGAWRDLASIAGLPEQTPMHLNDTLAKPDGVPDWELVYQEIVASSPEIAVANSIVCEKQSLLKRQKVQMKPNVTAQLGAGYDNGTNSGMINLQLSAPIPVWNQNSGNISAAYADYSRASENVKRIEQQIRSRLARTSQDFDSAWAAVNQYETEIIPQARESLELSEEAYEAGELEFLQVLIVRRSFYESTIRMIQARGNLAQASAKIDGLLLTGGLDTPQDYTDGDGIRGQSFGGQ; the protein is encoded by the coding sequence ATGATTCAACGCCACATTGCCGCCCGAGGGTTATCGGCGATCCTGCTGACAGGGATCACTGCTGTCGCAACACCAGTCCCGGGAAACGCGGCCGACTGGTTCCAGGCGGACCTTGCGTCAGAATCCGCAGTGACCCCGGACATCGACCGCACCGGTGCAGGGATCCCGGAACAGTCGCTGCGGATTGATCCCGTGGTCATCGATCCAATCGATTCGCCATCGTTTGATCCGGCCGACACCGCTTCAGCATCGGACCAATTCTCGGGATACAGCTTGGCTGATATCGAGAGCATTGCGTTGCAGAACAACCCGACCATCCGCGCCGCAAACGCCATTGCCGCCAAGTCCGAAGCACTGCGGTATCAAGTCGGCATCCGGCCGAATCCAATCCTGGGTTACTTTGGCCAACAACTGGGCGATGAGAGCACCGATCAGCACGGATTGTTCATCGAACAAGAATTTGTTCGCGGCGACAAACTGGCGATCAACCGTCAAGTCTTGGGACACACCGCAGCAGCCCAACACAGCGAGACGATGACCCAGAAACAGCGAGTGTTGACAGACATTCGCATCCGTTTCTACGAGGCCATGGCAGCCCAACAGCAACGAGACGCGACACTCGATTTTGCCAAGGTCGCCAACCGAGGTGTCGAGGTTGCCGTCGATCGACGCGGCGCCCAAGAGGGCACGCTGATTGAAGTCCTGCAAGCCAAGACGTTGCTAAGCGAAGTCAAACTGGCCGCACAACAAGCCGACGCGGTTCATCGTGGCGCGTGGCGTGATCTAGCGTCGATCGCTGGGCTTCCCGAACAGACACCCATGCATCTGAACGATACCCTTGCGAAGCCCGACGGCGTCCCCGATTGGGAACTGGTTTACCAAGAGATCGTAGCCAGCAGCCCCGAGATTGCCGTCGCCAACTCGATCGTCTGTGAAAAACAGTCCCTGTTGAAACGGCAAAAAGTACAGATGAAACCGAATGTCACCGCACAGCTTGGCGCTGGCTACGACAACGGCACCAATTCAGGAATGATCAACCTGCAACTGTCCGCGCCCATCCCAGTTTGGAACCAGAACTCGGGAAACATTTCGGCAGCCTATGCCGACTACTCTCGCGCCAGCGAGAACGTCAAACGAATCGAACAACAGATTCGATCGCGGTTAGCCAGAACGTCGCAAGACTTCGATTCCGCTTGGGCTGCGGTCAATCAGTACGAAACCGAAATCATCCCGCAAGCGCGTGAAAGCCTGGAACTATCCGAAGAGGCCTACGAAGCGGGCGAGTTGGAATTCCTGCAGGTATTGATCGTCCGGCGCAGTTTCTATGAGTCGACGATCCGCATGATCCAGGCTCGTGGGAACTTGGCACAAGCGTCCGCGAAAATCGACGGCCTCTTGCTAACCGGTGGACTCGACACGCCACAGGACTATACCGATGGCGATGGCATCCGCGGTCAATCCTTTGGCGGCCAATGA
- a CDS encoding rhodanese-like domain-containing protein — MRFRSDVGFVALLLVALSPGFALAQLESLLEIGSKVPAISVSELRGILDAHQSAIEKAKTQGDPAPQADFVLVDVRSDAEVNVSIIPGAITKSDFEKHRDRYTGRTVIPYCTIGGRSGRYANQLLQEGAKVKNFKGSILEWVKAEMPVVTLDGKPTRRVHIYSDRYAIPEIYEAVTQ; from the coding sequence ATGAGATTTCGTAGTGACGTCGGGTTTGTGGCTCTGTTGCTTGTCGCGCTGTCGCCGGGCTTTGCCTTGGCGCAGTTGGAGTCACTTTTGGAAATCGGCAGCAAGGTTCCGGCCATCTCGGTCAGCGAACTGCGGGGCATTTTGGATGCCCATCAATCCGCCATCGAGAAAGCGAAGACGCAGGGTGACCCAGCACCGCAAGCCGACTTTGTTCTGGTCGACGTGCGGAGCGACGCCGAAGTGAACGTGTCGATCATTCCCGGCGCCATCACGAAGTCCGATTTCGAAAAGCATCGCGATCGTTACACAGGCCGCACCGTGATCCCGTACTGCACGATTGGTGGCCGCAGCGGGCGCTACGCCAACCAGTTGCTTCAAGAGGGCGCGAAGGTGAAAAACTTTAAGGGCAGCATTCTGGAATGGGTCAAGGCAGAGATGCCTGTGGTGACTTTGGATGGGAAGCCGACACGCCGCGTGCATATCTACAGCGATCGATATGCCATCCCTGAAATCTACGAAGCAGTCACGCAGTAA
- a CDS encoding DUF1559 domain-containing protein encodes MAKPSRQQGFTLVELLVVIAIIGVLVGLLLPAVQSAREAARRMSCSNNFKQLGLAMHNYHSAFARLPMQGVGTNSPGGSAPSFGNAGATANWWGNHSHSNAWRLSALVGMTPFLEQQAIWEQISNPNSRNATDSTAVLDPPWPPMGPVPTQARYLPWSTEIPTLRCPSDPGSGLPSLARTNYALCLGDSYFWSIQGPRKFAGDGTYPLHNGWSQNSRGADRGMFVQHADAKFRDVLDGLSNTIAMGEIATDLGDRDVRTIADFDTTQLVNDIRDNPKTCEDNGYIDPLRPKFWEPNIPTMGGTNGRGFRWADHRNLMTCMHTILPPNAELCAQRNPGGRTLAPPSSRHQGGVHILMGDGAVKFVTDSIEAGNSRAGMVWRNGNGGQSAGSQSPYGLWGALGTRSNKEVVDGI; translated from the coding sequence ATGGCTAAACCATCCAGACAACAAGGGTTCACATTGGTTGAACTGTTGGTTGTCATCGCGATCATCGGAGTCCTAGTGGGTCTGCTATTGCCCGCTGTTCAATCCGCTCGCGAAGCGGCGCGTCGCATGAGTTGCAGCAACAATTTCAAGCAGCTTGGTCTAGCGATGCACAACTACCACAGCGCCTTTGCACGGCTTCCGATGCAAGGCGTTGGCACGAACTCACCGGGCGGATCGGCGCCATCGTTTGGCAATGCCGGCGCGACCGCAAATTGGTGGGGCAATCATTCACATTCCAACGCCTGGCGACTAAGCGCTCTGGTCGGCATGACACCATTCTTGGAACAGCAGGCAATCTGGGAACAGATATCGAACCCTAATAGCCGCAACGCGACCGATTCGACCGCTGTTCTGGATCCGCCATGGCCACCGATGGGTCCGGTCCCGACGCAGGCGCGATACCTGCCTTGGAGCACCGAGATTCCAACGCTTCGATGCCCCAGCGATCCGGGGTCCGGCTTGCCTTCTCTGGCACGGACCAACTATGCACTTTGCTTAGGGGATTCTTACTTTTGGTCCATCCAGGGACCACGAAAGTTTGCTGGCGATGGAACCTATCCGTTGCACAACGGCTGGTCACAAAACTCACGGGGCGCCGATCGTGGAATGTTTGTTCAACACGCCGATGCAAAGTTCCGTGACGTATTGGACGGACTATCGAACACGATTGCGATGGGCGAAATTGCGACAGACCTCGGCGACCGAGACGTTCGGACCATCGCGGATTTCGACACCACTCAATTGGTCAACGACATTCGCGACAATCCCAAGACATGCGAAGACAACGGATACATCGATCCGTTGCGTCCTAAGTTTTGGGAGCCCAACATTCCGACCATGGGGGGGACCAATGGGCGCGGATTCCGATGGGCAGATCACCGGAATCTGATGACGTGCATGCACACGATCCTGCCGCCGAACGCCGAACTTTGTGCGCAGCGAAATCCAGGTGGCCGGACCCTGGCACCACCATCCAGCCGGCACCAGGGCGGCGTGCACATCCTGATGGGCGACGGCGCGGTCAAGTTCGTTACCGATTCAATCGAAGCCGGAAACAGTCGTGCCGGAATGGTTTGGCGTAATGGGAATGGTGGCCAGTCCGCCGGATCGCAAAGCCCCTACGGGTTATGGGGAGCCTTGGGCACCCGATCCAACAAGGAAGTCGTTGACGGAATTTGA